Below is a window of Rhea pennata isolate bPtePen1 chromosome 2, bPtePen1.pri, whole genome shotgun sequence DNA.
CAGGTTCCACATTAAGGATTCTTACTTCTACCGGCAGTCCCCAGAGAAAGCTATGACAGCAAATATGCAAAAATTCCCAAAAAGATGTTTTGGCTTGTTttcttgaaagtttttttttgccttccttccAAGCCTTCAGAAGGAGCAATTTACCTCTAAGGCAACTCCAGCAACACCTCCAGCAGGGATTTTTAGTtacttttcaggaaaatgtgAGCTCACTATTGTAACCATCATTAAAATAGCACCTTAAAGCTAAAAGATGGAACAAGACTAtgcaaggagggaaggaaagtcATTCATTAACAATAGCAACCTTTAAGCAGATTCAGAGATAATGCTTGCAAAGGATTTCATACCCAGGGCTATGTAAAATGGCATAAGATCTTATACTCTGAGTTCTTTGAGGATATAGTTGATCAACAGGAACAGTAGGTATTAAAACTTTCAAAGGTTAGTTTTTAATCAGAACAATACATTAAAAGTGAGACCTGCAAAGTAGTGAGCTTGCAAATAAAAGGCAGCACATGCAAAGTGAAGTAAAAAAGCATTAAGCAACTACAaacttttttcagaattaaCTAACAAAAAGGGCAGGGTGAACAAGTTTATAGTTACCCAGAAGTGCGCGTGACAGTTGACCATCATGGTCCTCTCGATAAGCTCATCGGGACACTCCAAAAGATGGTGCCCGGAGACCACACCGGCATTGTTAACCAGGACGGAAACCTCGCCAACCTCCTTGCGGACCCTCTCAGCTGTCATGtagacattttctcttttgcccACATCACAGGTGTACGTGTAAACCTGCAAGTCGCAGTGGGGCAgcacttctttttctccatctccaGCTAGTAAGGAATACAGACAAGAgaacggggcggggggggggaacaagTTGGATTTCAAccttcagagaagcagctgttgAGTGGAAACAGCAAACACGTTTCTATTACGCTGAAACTTCTGTTTACTTTGGTGTCCGCAGAGCGCCCAAGGACTCGCCCgtccgcggccgccgggcgcccccccCCGCACGGAGCGGcccgccgggcggcgcggccccccgctTACCTCGgggcgcgccggcggccgccgccgcctcggccagCTCGCGGTAGACGCGGCGCACCATGCCCGCCGTCTCCTCGTTGCTCTGCGTGTTGATGTCCCAGAGCAccagcagcgcccgccgccgggcaaACTCCAAGGCGAAGAGGCGGCCCaggccgctgcccgccccggtGATGAGGCACACCTGCCCCGCCACGCTCTTCTCCTTGGGCCGCACCAGCCACTTGGCGGCGGCCAGCACGAAAGCCCAGAGCACTCGGAAAGTCACCACGAAGAACTCGAGGAGGATGTTCATGCTGCCggctccccccccgcccccggcggcggcggccgcagccccgcgccgagcctcccgccgccgccgcccgcctccgcgccgcgcctGGGGCTGCCCGCGGGCGGGGAggcgcgcagcgccgcccggCGCACCGAGCACAGGCGcagcccggccggccgggcgggcgagctcgggcagcgccgccgccgcctcgctcCCGGCCCCTGTCACACAGGCGCggccacgccgccgccgccaaggCACGGGGACGGGACCGGGACCCGCAccgcggcgctgccgctgccTCCCGCCGAGCCCGCGGCCCCTCTACTCGCAGTGAGCATCttgcccgcccgccgcgctaTATAGGCCGAGCTGGGCGGCGGGGCCCTGCCTCCCGCccccgggcggcccggcccgcccccgagccgccccggcccgcctcGCACTCCCCACACCCCCATGGCGGCGACAGCGGCGGTGCcgcaccccctgccccccccgccccacacgCGCGGGGggtccccccgccgccgccgccccaggCCGCGCCCGacggcagcggcgcggcgcggcgggtgctgggcgcggcgcggcggcgctggcggcggcgctgggcgggGCTCCGAGGGGGCCCCGCCCCAGGCCGCGCGGACTACATATCCCAGGGTGCACAGCGGCCGCGCTCCCAAGCGCCATCTTGAGGGCAAGGGGCGTCGCTCACCGGAGCGGAGCGTATCCGCGGGATGGGCCGCCGGGCGActgcctcgccgccgccgcgggacgGACCGAGTGCGGCAGCGACTAGGATGGCGGAGCTTTGGTTTGGTTAGGGGGGCACGGAGAAGCGGTCGCGCTTGCAGCGAGGATGCGCAGAAGTTGCAGAAGGCCTGGGCTCGGCGGGGTTAGGCAATGCCCACGGAAGTCCCGCGGCTTCCAGGAGGCCTCTGGCACGCCTGGCTGTTAGCTGTGCTGCACCGCCGGGCTCTTTGCTGAGCTGTGAGAAACAGTTGAACAAAACACcgatttctttctttctctctattatttatttatttggtctATCAGCCTCCAAATGTGGAGGCCACTAGTGTATAACTAACCAtagcttaaaatgaaaattttcaagtgCCCCTGTGTGGAATGTAATCTTCCCTGAAACAACAAATCCCACTTCCTGGAGGTTGACACCCTATGGCCCCCCCTCATCCAGTACCAGGAGCAAGCTGCTCCTCTGTCCCTATCTGCTCTGGAAGACAAGTAGCAGCGTTTGCCCTTGCTGTTTCCTACGTGTGGGTAATGCTGATCCAGCTGCCTGCACCTCTGGAGATACACATCTGTAGATGTATGCCAAAGAACACCATGCTGTGCTTTCTTCTGTGCAGCTGCCAATTTTCACAGAAGCTGTAAGAACTTTGTGAAAACTCTCtcctgaaaacaagaaatacagaaatcagCGTTAATTGTTTTTCACCCAGctatttactctttttcttaaaatgaacaATTCTTTGCTTCTCCTTATTCCGTTGATTTTACTTCTTCTGCATATATAACTGCATTTCTTGACTGGTTCCTAGGAAAGAGATTTGAAGAACTTAGGTATGTGTTCATAAGATGAGGGCCCAAGTGTAGCCCTAACAGAGCCAGTAAGTAGTCTttagcaacaataaaaaaaaatgtgacaagCAGTTGTGTTAGCGGCAGTGCCTCCTTAACTCTCTTTTCATTTGGGTATGAGGagctgaaaagaaacacaatttaacaaaaaataacctAATAAAAAGGTTATTTCAAATTTGTAGTCCTTAGTTCACAATACAGCCCAGGAAAGGTATAGTCATAACTTTGGGAACAGGTAAGCGGTTTGGTGGTTGTTTAAGTCAGCACTGCCGCTGAAATCAGTGATTTGGTCcagctgcagaaatggaaataaaccCAGGAAACTTGAACTCTTCTGCTGGAAACACTTAAAACACATTAAAGTCCATGGGATTAGCAGAAGTAGTACAGTTAAGAATACACATAAACATTAGCAGGTTTAGACCTTGCTTAGGTCGTCCTCCTGCTCTCCGCAGCATTTAGGCTGctagtttttaaatttaaagtatcAGGCATATTCCCCACCCACCATTTCCCATTTCCCACCCTGTTCCTTGCAGCCTTCgccagctgctggcactgccaCACGGGCAGCCGGTCCCGCACACAGTGGTCCCTGTCTCCCCGCAGGCATCTCCGGCCCCCATCCACATCCCCCCCTTGCCCACACCAGCCCTTTGGCCCCTCAGGATGCCGCTGCCACCCAGCCAGCACTTACAGGCTCCCTGGGGGAGGCCGTGTGTGCCGGGACAGAGGAAAGAGTCGGCAGAAGTAGCATTTCCCGTATCTCAGCCTCAATTCCCCTGTCTGTATTAAAAGCATACGGTGAAAGGTAATATCCCATATGCTTTTAATACAGGATACAGGATTTAAGGCTGAAATACGGGAAATCCTGTATTATGCGAAATGCCTAGCAACCCTACCACAGCCCCGAAATAAAGTACAGCCAGGGTGGCTGCAGACTGCACCCTGCACACATTAACCCAGCCAATGCCGTGCACGTCATTAATGCAAAATTGATAATTACAacgaggattttttttttaaaaaaaaaaagaagttttagcTACTTcgagagggtttttttttccttttttttttttagctcctCCGCGCGCAAGGCGGTGCTGGCGCGGCCCGGGCCGCCCTGGtgcccgctcccgccgccgctgctcgcCGACGGGCACCGCGCGGCTTTCTCGAGGCCGGCTCTCGTCTCGGGCACGCTGCGACCACCCCTGGCCGGCGCGCTGCGGTCAGGCACCGCCGCGGCCACCCAAGCGTGGGGTCTtgccggcgcccggggccctgccagcgcggcgcggggcgctaAAGCGGGGGTTGCGCATGCGCGAGTTCTCTCTCTCGCTCCCTTCCGGTGCTGGCCATGGCGGATAAGGAGTGAGTAGCGATTCCGCCCCGCCGCAATCCGCCGCCAtcggcggccgctgcccccggcccgcACCGCCCGGCGGCTCGCacgcgcgctgcccgccgcccccagccGCCAGGCCTCCGCCGGCGCCCAGCAGGGGTCGGGCGGCctggggccggcagcggcggcgggaggaggggggagggcgagcgcggcggggaAGCGGCCGGCGCCTCGCGTCGCCTCGGCCGCGGGCGGCTGCTCCCGCCGGGCGGGAAGGAGAGCCGGGCCGGGAGAGCCGGCTCCGAGCGCTTTCCCGTGCGCGGGGGGCGGCTCGGTTCCTCCCGGCCTTGCAGCCAGGCGCTGGCCGCAGAGCTTGGTGGTGTCCGCGCTAAGGTGCGCGAAGCGGTGCGTGGCCTGAGTGGAGAGTCGTGCTGGGGGGTGTAGAGGTTGGCCCGAGTTATTTCTCTGTGAATACCTGTTTTGCAAGTCCTGTATTTTATATGATGTTTACAAAGCACTTTTAAATTAAACCCGTGTGTTCTGAATTGGATCTCTGACTACTGTTGGCCTTGTCCTCCCTTTAAACCACCTgctgaaattcttctttattAATCTAAAAATGATTTGCTGGAAAcatactttttctgtttctaaactAGAAAGCAACTAAAGTAAATGTTTTGATCTCTTAGGTTGTGTCAAATGGCAGAGTTGGTATATCCTATAAAAAGTAAACAAGTCCTTTAAAAGTGTTCAGAAATTGCACTGTAACATATGCTGGTGTGCAGCTGAACAGGTCAAATTTGCCCATCTTTGCGTAAAAGATGCTCTTTTGAGTCTGCCTTAAGGTCTTGAATAACTGGCAATAGAGGGAACACAAGGAAGAGATGCAGTAATGAACTCAGGCAAGGCAGTGAGGCTTATATAAACGCTGTATTAAAGATTTACATACATTGATGTTTATAATGTGATACTTCTATTTAGTCTGAAGAAAGTCTTCTAAAGAGTCTCTTTCTTGTAATTTAGAGCAAAGAAGGTGCCATCTGTTCCGGAAAGCCTCCTGAAAAAGCGGCAGGCTTATGCAGCTATAAAAGCCAAACGTCTGAAGAGGCTGTTGGCTCAAAAGAAGGTGAATCTTTTATGTCTTTTGGCATTAATTGGTTATCTGTTCTGTAGGCTGGTCAGTGGAACACTGCTACTTCTGATACAAAGCAGTGGAGAAGTGTTTTAGGTCTGGCAAATTCATATCATCTTAGCATTttggtctaggtgaccctgcttgagcagggaggttggaatagatgatctccacaggtcccttccagccttacccatcctgtgattctgtgtaaaATATTGACTgagtaggggggaaaaaaagcataacaaaCTAGCTGTGGGCAGAGTGAATGCCAAGTGTACAGTTTTTCGTAAGTTTAGTGAGTTACCTGTAAGGCAAGAGATTGCAGTCTTTGTGAGGGTAAGCATAGTGTATAAAGATACTGCTGTtgatggaaagaaaattttactaTGTAGTAGAATTGTAATTCTCCAAAGTGTTATGGAAGTCATTGAGTGCCATGGTATGGGCAGATGTTTCTTTATTGTGTTGTACCCTTGGGGGGTTGAAAGATGTAGAAAATGCTACAGTATTTGAAGGTAACTGTATTGTAATAAAAGGCATTATgtaattttaagtaattttaacTAATTTCAGCTTCGTAAGGCACAAAGGAAACTCATCTATGCAAGAGCTAAAGCTTACCACAAGGAATACAGGCACATGTATAGACAGGAGATTCGTATGGCCAGGATGGCACGAAAAGCTGGAAATTACTATGTACCAGCTGAACCAAAGCTGGCTTTTGTCATCAGGATAAGAGGGTAAGATTTAATACAGATGGAAATGCTTTTAAGTATAAAACTACTGGAgattctgttgcttttatgtGTCTATATTGAGAGCTTACATAGATAAATAAATCTAAGTTTTGCACTAATAGCTTGGAAGGTTGTTATCAGTAATGCATATGTACCAGCAGGATTACTAATAAATAATTAAGTGTAAAATTACTATGCTGGGCATATCTTCCTGCCTTAGGAAtactgattaaaaagaaaaaggcaaggcTGCAAGTATGTAAGGCAATTTTTGTTTAACCTTAAGCTTGATAAAATTATATACCAGTACACAGTAGCATTGAGTTTTTCTCATGCTTGGTTAAGTGTTTTCTAGGAAAGTGCTCAGGAAACTGAGGAAAGACATGATCCTAAGAAATACATTCAGGAGAACACAAAGATAGTTGGTtctaaataatttgtttcagtttttgtttctgtaatagATAGGATGGTGATGCATTTGAGATGGAGACAATactattgcttttttaaaactgttattGCTTTGATGATGCTTAATGTTTTCTGGGATGTAGACAATTAAAAAAGacttctttctgtgctttctagTACCAATGGTGTTAGTCCTAAGGTCCGTAAGGTATTGCAGCTTCTTCGCCTACGTCAGATTTTTAATGGCACATTTGTAAAACTCAACAAAGCTTCCATCAACATGTTGCGGATTGTTGAACCCTACATTGCCTGGGGGTGAGTGAAATGATCAGTTTTATCAAATTGAGATGCAGATGTTTGCTGTGTCTTGCACTTTGCTACACTAGATTTGCATATTTTCCTTgtgttcaaaatgtttttaatgttctgtATGCTTTCTATGCTTAGAACTGAAACATGATTAAGTAcaataaaaggtatttttactAACTACAGGTACACTTTCATACCAGTTTTGTTGGGATTTCAGTATAAATAAGCTTTACTTCCATGTTGCTTTTATATTTACCTTAAGGACATGCCAAAATCGTTTGTTACAGAAATTTGAGATGTTAGTTTGGAATGGAAGCTGCAAGATCAGTAACTCCTATTTTTACCTGACTGTTCTTTCAGTTATCCCAATTTGAAGTCTGTGCATGAGTTGATCTACAAGCGTGGTTATGGCAAGATCAACAAGCAGCGCATTGCTCTGACTGATAATTCCCTGATTCAGAAGCGCCTCGGTAAATACAACTTCACTTAAAGatcaaaaaaccccaaacttctTACATCTGGATGAGTAGTTCTAAGTTGGACAACCATCTCTATTTGTCTTTGGAGAACAGTAGTGATTTTTAGTCATCTCTGCTTCTGTCTTAGCTTAATGCAAAGCAGACGAAGTAAATTCGTTTGAAGTattgaaaatcaaaatgtagATTCTAAACAATAACACTTTAAGATTTTGCACTTGTAATCTTTAATATGAAaccctttgatttttttaacaagttAACACATCTTTCAGTAATGCGCCAGTGCTGCAGTAGGAAAGAATGTCATCATTAATAGCTTTGAAGTTTCAAATTTAGTATTAGATATTAGGCATCTTACACCTTAATGCTGTGGTGAACTGGCTTTTAGATTCCTAATCAGGACATCTAGGCAGCGAgggaaaaaatttttttatataaaaatatataaatgaaaaaaacgTGGTAGTCACTTGTATTCAGAAAATAGACTCTGCTCTAGGGAGTCGTCATCCTTTCCAGCAATGTTGGAAAGCAAGTACTGAAACTGTTTTTGGCAGTTGACTTTGAGTACTGCTTCAATTAGATGGCATTTTGTTTCATGCTTTTTCAATGCAATAGGTGGTCAAATTCTAAAGATACCAGTATAATGCTAGGTCTGTATCTAAATCAcctgccttttttaaaatgtagttcaAAAACTGTTCCCTAATGTTACGTGTCACTAAAGAACTATAGAAAGGCATTAAGCACAAATGCTATTTGGATTATTCAGTAACATGAATTGTTAGCTGAATTTCACTGAGCTGCATATAACTAGCATTCAAGTgtattgatttaatttttttttcaaagaacgAAACCTATTTTCCACTAATTTTGTTCTGCGTTGTTTTTGCTCCTGATTGCCCAATACTCAACAGTTGGATCTGATACCCCTTGCCAAATATAACAGGGAAATAACATTGAATTAGCTAGTGCTAATCCATTTTAATTGGAAAAGCGTGTCAGATACGTCTTGACAAGGTGGCTGCTTTCTGACTTGCTTAAGTTTATCAGGTTGAATCAGTGTGACACTGATCATAACTTAATCGTTTTTAGCTTGTGTCATTGACTCTGGCTAGCTGTTTTGAGAATAACTTTCCTGAATTTTAGGGAAGCATGGCATAATCTGCATGGAGGATGTGATCCATGAAATATACACTGTTGGCAAGAAATTCAAAGTTGTGAACAACTTCTTATGGCCCTTCAAGTTATCCTCTCCTCGAGGtggaatgaagaagaaaaccaTCCACTTTGTAGAAGGTGGAGATGCTGGTAACAGGGAAGATCAGATAAACAGACTTATAAGGAGAATGAACTAAAGGTAAGATATTACGAAAGCTAATATAAACATCCACTGTTCCATCTCTGGTGTGTGGACTGCTGGCTTGACTGGTTGAAGATTCACATTTAATATGTATGCACTCATATTTGGATGGtcccttctctgcaaagctatTTGAACACTAGtgttctagttttatttttagaacttaAAGCTTAACCATATAAGAAATTAAATCTTGATTATAGTTGATATGTTACAGCCTTTAACTTATCAATAGCATATTTAAAAACCATTTGCTTGGTTTTTGTGATGGGGGACATTGATGCTGGCTGAAGTTTTTGGTCCCAGAAGTCTTGTGACTGTGTACAGTTTTTCTTAAGGTTGTATGACCACTGCAAAAAGTGCTTCTACAGGGTTACAAGAGACTGAATTCTAATTTTACAACATTTTAATAGTCTATTCTTCAAATAATCCAgcttcattcaaaaataatcaatttaaACTTTCATGATAATACAACTAAGACTGCCTTTTTGAAAGACTATATTGCCTGTTTGAATTGGGATATCCTCTTGGAATGggaatatttctttcctgtttcttgaCACTTCACTTAAGTTCAGGACCTAGCTGTTACTGCAAAATTGCTTTATCTGCTTCAAACAATCTGTCCTATCATCTGTCGTCATTCTGCCCTTACTGCTTTGATCTCTACCGTTCAATCCCAAAATTGTTTTGCAGAGTTCTGGTACTTcctattgtgattttttttttcctctccaccTTTCTTTCACAGTAAACCAACTTTAATGTTgcacatactatttttttttcaatcaagCATAAATGGCTTTTTTGATAAGGCAAATAGGCTAGAATTTAGGAAGACTCTTACCTGTTGACATTTGGAAAGACTAACAGGCAgagaccattttttttccaaacaggtAATGAGTAGTGGTAAGATTTTTACAGCTTAAAATAAATGCGGGTGTTACTTGGATAAGTCATTCtcagaagtttatttttctgaagggaggttctgtttttttttgaagtcatcTTAATTTCTTCTATAGCCAGGAGGACATAGCAAAGAGGGCCAATTCAGGTCTGCTGTCTGTCTCAAAGTGCTTAAGGTGACCTAGGAAATGTGCCTTTTCATCTGAGTGACTGAGCTATTTCCTTGATGTCATAAATGTTCTTTGCGTAGACTGTTCTTTCCATGTTCCCTTTCCCCTAGCTTGTTGCTTATTGCTTTGACTATTTTATCTGTGAAGCTGCAGAGTTTGAGAGCTAGGTACATGGCACATGAAGACTTATGCTCTAGGAAAATACTGAATTGCTGAAGACTCTGTTCCTAAAAAGATTAAATAGCTTGTCGGTAGGAAGTGGTGGATAACCTTGAGAAACAGGTTCTAACGCTTATGTCTAGGGCGGCTTTTATGTTGCTCATACTGGCATTCTTGTAGAAATTTTGCTGCTGGTAGTACAAACTATTAGATGGTGTAAGTACTGGCACGTGTTTCCCTTAAAAATTAATGCATGAG
It encodes the following:
- the RDH10 gene encoding retinol dehydrogenase 10; translation: MNILLEFFVVTFRVLWAFVLAAAKWLVRPKEKSVAGQVCLITGAGSGLGRLFALEFARRRALLVLWDINTQSNEETAGMVRRVYRELAEAAAAAGAPRAGDGEKEVLPHCDLQVYTYTCDVGKRENVYMTAERVRKEVGEVSVLVNNAGVVSGHHLLECPDELIERTMMVNCHAHFWTTKAFLPKMLEMNHGHIVTVASSLGLFSTAGVEDYCASKFGAVGFHESLSHELKAAEKDGIKTTLVCPYLVDTGMFRGCRIRKEIEPFLPPLKPEYCVKQAMRAILTDQPMICTPRLMYMVTFMKSILPFEAVVCMYRFLGADKCMYPFIAQRKQATNNNEAKNGI
- the RPL7 gene encoding large ribosomal subunit protein uL30 codes for the protein MADKEAKKVPSVPESLLKKRQAYAAIKAKRLKRLLAQKKLRKAQRKLIYARAKAYHKEYRHMYRQEIRMARMARKAGNYYVPAEPKLAFVIRIRGTNGVSPKVRKVLQLLRLRQIFNGTFVKLNKASINMLRIVEPYIAWGYPNLKSVHELIYKRGYGKINKQRIALTDNSLIQKRLGKHGIICMEDVIHEIYTVGKKFKVVNNFLWPFKLSSPRGGMKKKTIHFVEGGDAGNREDQINRLIRRMN